The Bradyrhizobium sp. WSM471 genome includes the window TGGAGCGCCTTGGCGCCTTCGACTTCCTCCGGCTCGGCGGGATCGATCAGGATCAGCATGTGGAAATTGCCGTCGCCGACATGGCCGACGATAGGCGCCGTGAAACCGTGGCCGTCGGCATCGCGCCGGGTCTCCGTGAGGCATTCCGCCAGCCGCGAGATCGGCACGCAGACGTCGGTGATCACGGCGCGCGCGCCGGGGCGGAGGCCCAGGCCCGCATAGAGCGTGTTGTCGCGGGCGTGCCAGAGCCGGCTGCGGTCTTCCTGCGCCTTCGCCCAGGCAAAGCCATGACCGCCATGGTCGGCGGCAATGGCTTGTGCAGCTTCGGCCTGCTCGGCGACGGAGGTCTCGGACCCATGGAATTCGAAGAACAGGGTCGGGGCTTCGCGATAGCCGAGCTTTGCATAGGCGTTGATGCCGCGCATCATGACGTCGTCGAGCAACTCGATGCGCGCGACGGGGATCGCGGACTGGATCATGGAGATCGCGGTGTCGACGGCATCCTGCAGGGTGTCGAAGCTGCAGACCGCGGCCGAGATCGCCTGCGGCACCGGATGCACCTTCAGCGTGATCTCGGTGATCACACCGAGCGTGCCCTCGGCGCCGACGAACATCCGCGTCAGGTCGTAGCCGGCGGCCGACTTGCGCGCGCGCCGGGCGGTCCGGATCACGCGACCGTCGGCCAGCACCACCTCCAGCGCCATGACATTGTCCTTCATGGTGCCGTAGCGCACCGCCATGGTGCCGGAAGCACGCGTGGACGTCATGCCGCCGATCGAAGCGTCGGCGCCGGGATCGATCGGAAAGAAAAGTCCGGTGCCGCGCAGCTCCGCATTGAGCTGCTTTCGCGTGATGCCGGGCTGCACGACGACATCCATGTCGCTCTCGTGCACGGTCAGCACCTTGTTCATGCGTGCGAAGTCGAAGCAGACGCCGCCCGCGACCGCGGCCGTATTGCCTTCGAGCGAGGTCCCGGCGCCGAACGGCACGATGGGCATATTCGCGCCCGCGCACAGCTTGACGATCTCCGCGACCTCCTGCGTGGTTTCAGGGAAGACGACGATGTCGGGCGGCAGGTTGCGATAATGCGACTCGCTCTGCCCATGCTGATCGAGCACGCCACGCGCGACGCTCGCGCGCGGGCCGATCATGCCTGCGAGGCGATCGGCCAATATGCTCGTGCTGACCCGCGGTCCCATCCTTGCTCCCTGTCTGCCTTGTTGTCGGACTCTTGTTGGGTCCGCCGTCGTTCAGCTTAAGCGGCTCGTGCGCTGCTAGCGACCTGCTTCAGGCCGAAATCATAGTTGAGATGAAAATACTCGTTGTCCACCATGCGACCATCCGGCGCACGGCCAGGCGGGCACCGCACAAATTCGCGGATCAAGCTGTCCTTGACGCCGAACACCACGTCGCTGTCGAGATACTGGTCGCCGGCCACGAACACATGGGTCACGAGTTGCTCGAAGCCGGGCGCCGAGATCATGAAATGCACGTGCGCCGGGCGCCAGGGATGGCGGCCCTGGACCTCCAGCATGTCGCCGACCGTGCCGTCATGCGGGATCGGATAGGCAGCCGGCTTGATCGACCAGAAATTGAAGCGGCCATTCTGGTCGGCGTGGAAGCGCGCCCGCATCGCAAGGTCGCCGATCTTGTCGAGCTGCTGCACGTCGTAATAACCGTCATCGTCGGAATGCCAGACGTCCACGACGGCGCCGGCGAGCGGCCGTCCGTCGACGGTCGACACCGAGCCGGTGACGAGCATCGGATCGCCTTCCATGGGACCGGAGATGTCCTCGCCGTTGCTCTTCTCTGGCGACGCCTGCACGAAGAACGGACCGAGCACCGTGGTTTCGGTCGCGCCTTCCGGCACCGGATGTTTGATCGC containing:
- a CDS encoding intradiol ring-cleavage dioxygenase — translated: MRNFNENTITDAVLQRIASATDPRIKQVSEALVRHLHAFVREVQPTQKEWEYGIDFLTRTGHMCDDKRQEFILLSDALGVSMLVDAIKHPVPEGATETTVLGPFFVQASPEKSNGEDISGPMEGDPMLVTGSVSTVDGRPLAGAVVDVWHSDDDGYYDVQQLDKIGDLAMRARFHADQNGRFNFWSIKPAAYPIPHDGTVGDMLEVQGRHPWRPAHVHFMISAPGFEQLVTHVFVAGDQYLDSDVVFGVKDSLIREFVRCPPGRAPDGRMVDNEYFHLNYDFGLKQVASSARAA
- a CDS encoding FAD-linked oxidase C-terminal domain-containing protein, producing the protein MGPRVSTSILADRLAGMIGPRASVARGVLDQHGQSESHYRNLPPDIVVFPETTQEVAEIVKLCAGANMPIVPFGAGTSLEGNTAAVAGGVCFDFARMNKVLTVHESDMDVVVQPGITRKQLNAELRGTGLFFPIDPGADASIGGMTSTRASGTMAVRYGTMKDNVMALEVVLADGRVIRTARRARKSAAGYDLTRMFVGAEGTLGVITEITLKVHPVPQAISAAVCSFDTLQDAVDTAISMIQSAIPVARIELLDDVMMRGINAYAKLGYREAPTLFFEFHGSETSVAEQAEAAQAIAADHGGHGFAWAKAQEDRSRLWHARDNTLYAGLGLRPGARAVITDVCVPISRLAECLTETRRDADGHGFTAPIVGHVGDGNFHMLILIDPAEPEEVEGAKALQARMVARAIAMDGTCTGEHGIGLGKIDYLADELGEAVDVMRSIKTALDPDGLMNPGKIFASGAQA